The following are encoded in a window of Elusimicrobiota bacterium genomic DNA:
- a CDS encoding glycosyltransferase family 39 protein gives MKINYLYFAFIALLITICSLIHFWGINWGTPSWERSFQVFKSDSQITELAPKMIELRSKLYSKAISFSNRKTKFTKEDFDNYFTPHNLKPFDTLSNDIKLDFMRGYLLGLVLSDEQQVLNAMANIHPEKLDFDPDTNYTHGAFYYYSLGAFLMIGKYLQFLHITNDPNLYFLHPNYIENVYLLARSFSVIFSIFCAILLFFIGNNIFNKKIGVLSSLFFSLSPLILTYSHQVKPHTFGMFLMLLSFYLCSRAIITSERTKYVLVSVILGLSSAILLSNIVFVLMIPLCEFYTRKNSTKYFRWGTTILPIFLVFIVYVILTPYSVLSFQRFFNSAIAHNYVVYGYGKFGIRGAILFLYGVFNFGHFWVLIPAIVLGAIYLYKQKKPENSFLLTISLVFTVFAGFFMKHPGVFTLTMPFLCIFAAAGIFALTNSTLFNKIIGYSYGLLIVCSLILSTCFYEQLFVQKGNLTFAGQWINENIPKKSSIGIPTGWALPGHFPAIEFLSYKLINIPLDESVINQNSKKFPEYLVVTHPFMQISTFEKIILNYKPIKMFEAPKKLLGIPFSNDFIPTENMDVLILKKNDKTS, from the coding sequence ATGAAAATAAATTACTTGTATTTTGCTTTTATTGCTTTGTTAATAACCATTTGTTCACTAATTCATTTTTGGGGAATTAATTGGGGCACACCAAGCTGGGAACGTAGTTTTCAAGTATTTAAAAGCGATAGCCAGATAACGGAATTAGCCCCTAAAATGATTGAGTTAAGAAGTAAATTATACTCAAAGGCAATTTCATTTTCAAACCGTAAGACAAAATTCACTAAAGAAGATTTTGATAACTATTTTACACCTCATAACCTAAAACCATTTGATACTCTTTCTAACGATATAAAATTGGATTTTATGAGAGGGTATTTATTAGGATTAGTTTTGAGTGATGAGCAACAAGTCTTAAATGCTATGGCAAACATACACCCAGAAAAGCTTGATTTCGATCCAGACACAAACTATACACATGGCGCTTTTTACTATTATTCTCTTGGTGCATTTTTGATGATAGGAAAATACTTACAATTTTTACATATAACAAATGACCCGAATTTATATTTCTTGCACCCAAATTATATCGAAAATGTTTATTTGTTGGCCCGCAGTTTTAGTGTTATATTTTCTATATTTTGTGCGATTCTATTGTTTTTCATAGGAAACAATATATTCAATAAAAAAATAGGCGTATTAAGTTCACTTTTCTTTTCGTTATCACCACTTATTTTGACGTACAGTCATCAAGTGAAGCCACATACTTTTGGTATGTTTTTGATGCTTCTGTCCTTCTATTTGTGTTCAAGGGCTATAATTACAAGCGAACGCACTAAGTATGTACTTGTGTCAGTAATACTAGGGCTATCATCAGCTATTCTTTTGAGCAATATCGTTTTTGTTTTAATGATTCCATTATGTGAGTTTTATACAAGAAAAAATTCAACTAAATATTTTAGGTGGGGAACAACTATTCTTCCAATCTTTCTAGTTTTTATCGTTTATGTAATTCTCACACCATATTCTGTTCTTAGCTTCCAAAGATTTTTTAATTCCGCAATTGCACACAATTATGTTGTTTACGGCTATGGAAAATTTGGGATTAGGGGTGCAATTTTGTTTTTGTATGGGGTATTCAATTTTGGGCATTTTTGGGTATTAATCCCAGCAATTGTCCTAGGCGCAATTTATCTCTATAAACAAAAAAAACCGGAAAACAGTTTTCTTTTAACAATCTCTTTGGTCTTTACTGTTTTTGCAGGGTTTTTTATGAAACACCCGGGTGTATTTACATTAACAATGCCTTTTCTATGTATCTTTGCTGCTGCCGGTATATTTGCCCTGACAAATTCAACACTGTTTAACAAAATAATCGGGTATTCCTACGGTTTATTAATCGTCTGCTCGCTTATTTTAAGCACCTGTTTTTATGAACAGCTATTTGTCCAAAAAGGCAACCTTACTTTTGCCGGCCAATGGATAAATGAGAACATCCCAAAAAAATCTTCAATAGGTATTCCAACCGGATGGGCACTCCCCGGCCATTTTCCGGCTATTGAATTTTTAAGTTATAAATTAATAAATATTCCTCTTGACGAGAGCGTTATTAATCAAAATTCAAAAAAGTTTCCTGAATACCTCGTTGTTACTCATCCTTTTATGCAAATTTCAACATTCGAAAAAATAATATTAAATTATAAACCAATCAAAATGTTTGAAGCACCAAAAAAACTGTTAGGGATACCATTTTCAAATGATTTTATACCTACAGAGAATATGGATGTCTTGATTCTGAAAAAAAATGACAAAACCAGTTAA